GGTCGTCTGGGCGGAGACGTCGGTCTCGTTGCAGGTGCCGCCGCAATACGATCCGATCTGCTTTTTGTTGCAGTAGAGGATCGCCTCGATCGCGTTCGTGATGCCGCCGAGGACGGGAGTCTTGATCTGCAGCATGTGCGCCGCTCTGGCGTCGGCGAACTCGACGACGTCCGCCATGTTGTTGCACCACTCGTCGGCGACGATCTCGACCTTCGAACCGGCGGCGTCGATCATCGCGGTGATCTTCCGAAGCGCCTCGAACGTGCCCGCGTGGCTGCCGGCGTCGACCGGTCCCTCGATACGGAGGGAGAACGGAGCGGCGGTCTTCTCGAGTTCGAGGAGATACGCAAGGATGCGGTCGTAGTCGTCCCCGAAGGCGAGGCCGATGGTGCCGTAGACGTCGATGTGGAAGACGGGATGGTAGCCCGGATCCGGACGCTTCGCGAGGATGCGGTCGCGCAACCAGGCGACGTACCGGAGAAGGAGTTCGCCGTTCTTCCCGAGCTTCGTCTCGACGTTGTTGATGAGGGCGTGCGGGAGCACGTCCGCCTGTTTCAGGATCATCTTGTCGACGTTCGCGTAGCGGTCGTCGCCTGACTGTGCGAAGACCGGCACGGGTTCGTACTTCGCGCCGCGGATGTGGTACTCCTCGCGGATGATTTCCGCCATCGTCCGCCGGCGCTGGTTCGCGACGGCGTTCAGGATCGCCTGGGAAAATCCGTAGCGGATCGCCGTATGGAGCCGTTTGCCGTCGATTTCGAGTTTGTCGACCCATTCCGCCATCGGGCGGAAGGAAGCGAGTTCCTTGCCGACGAGGAGGGGGACGACGTGCTTCCTGATCCACGGGATGTAGTCCTTCGCGAGGAAGAGCGGGTCGCGACCGCCGGCGCCCGAGTATTGGATCGCGGCGCAGTCGCCGTAGCCGACGGTGCCGTCCTCGAGGATGAGCTGGACGCTGATCGCCTCGCCCGCCTGGCGGATCGACGTGAAGCCGGGGGTGACGGGGTCGCCGACGTACATGAATCCGTCGGTCGTCGCACCTTTCTTGATCGCCTTCTGGTCGTCGAAGTAGAAACCGGTGTACGAGGGGGACAGGATGATCTTCTGGATTCTCATGATGTGGGGGTTCCCTTCTAGCGTCTGGCGCTGCCGCGGCCGATGAGCTGACCGCGCGAGACGGCGTTCACGTCGTCGATGGTGAGCTGGAACGAGATCGGTCGCTTCTCGTAGGCGGCGCGCTCGGCGATCTTGCCCTTGTGGAACTGCTTGATATCGTCGGTGAAGCCGAGGTTGCCGAACTCGAGGATGCGAATGCATCCCTCGTTGTCGCGGGCGGGAAGGATCTTGCCTGCATTGAACTTCGACGGTGCGAACGGGACGTCGACGATGCCCTGCTCGAAGGCCTTCACGACGCCGACGGCGAGGTCGCCCTCGCCGACGACGAGGATCGCCGTCATCAGGCAGTCGACCTCGCGCTCGATCTGGGCCATCTCGCGGTCGAGGATCGCGCAGTCGGGGAAGGTCTGGTCCTTCAGGAGCGTGCAGACGAACTTCGAGGCCTTGACGCCGAGGCCGTTGGCCTCCGCGGTCGGGATCCCGATCGATTCGTGCGGCGACTTGGTGATCATCTTCGTCGCCTTCGAGAGCGCGGCGACGGTCGAACTCATCGCGATCAGACCGGTCGCCTCCGCCTCGTCGGCGGGGAAGCCGCCCATCCACTGGTGGAAGACGGTGGTGACGACCGTGTCGCGGTAGCCGTACTTATGCAGGTACTTCTCCGTCTGGCGGAGGAGCGTGCGGATCGCGGCGACGTCCTGGACGACGTTCCCACCCATGCCGTAGCCGACGGAGATGTTCTTCACGCCCTGCTCGGCGGCGAGGAGCGCCTCGCAGATCGCGACCGTGTTCGAGATCGACGGCGGCACGAGCGTCCCGGTGAGCGGTCCGAACGGTTCGCGGTTGATCGTGATCCCGTGGTCCTCGTAATAGCCGACGAGGCGGTCGACGTACTGCCAGTTCCGGATCGTCGTCTCGAGCGAGACCGACTTGGCGTAGGGGATGTTGTAGGAGATCCCGCCGCCCTCGTTGGAGGTCCAGCCCGCGGCGTGGATGATCTCGGCGAGGAGACGCGCGTCGGGCGTTCCGTGACGCGCCTGGACGGGGACGTCGAGGGCCTCCATGACGGCGCGGCAGCCGGCGACGCCGTGGTTGACGGCGGGGAACCCGTTCAGCATCGCGCGCTTCTGCTCGGCGCTCTCGCGGATCCCGTTCTCGGCCTCGACGTAGCGGTTCTGGCGGGTATAGGAGTCGATCGTGGTCGGCACGAAGTCGGCGCCGGAGGCCTGCAGGTGGCGGAGGAGCTTCACGTGCTCCTCGAGCACCGGCACGCCGGCGCGCGGCTGCACGAGGGTGCGGCCGTCGGCCTTCGCGGCCGCGAGCTTCTTGGCGAAGTTCTTCGCATCCGGGACGGATTTCAGGAAGGCCGTCGCGCGGTCGAGGTCGAGGTCCGGATCGGCTCCGGTCTTCCATCCGGCAAGCACGGTCCTGCGTTCTTCGAGGAACTCCTCGAGGGTCAGCTTGCGGTTTCTCAGGGTTGTCGTCATGGGGTTGTCCCTTCTATTGGAGCGGCTTCATGTGTTTCTTCATGATGCGGAGGGCGGAAAGCGGATCGATCCGGGCAAAGAGCCCCATCGCCGCGAGGATGTACTCGGAATCGAGGTAGAAGTCGGGGCGGGCGGGGCGGAGTTCCTGGGTGCCGCGGAAGACGGCGCTCGTCTTCGCGAGGATTTCGCGCGCGAACCGGGAGCGGATGATCGGGCCGCCGGTCCCGATCACGGTCCGAACGTCGGTGAGGTCCTTGCCGGTCTGGTTGTAGGCCATCCCGATCGGAGTGAAGACCTCCTCCATGCGGCCGGCGTGGCGGCTCATCGCCTTGTACGCGCACATCTCCGCGAGGAGGCGGTCCGCATATTCGTCTTCCGGCGTCAGGGGCAGGAAGGAGACGTCGGCGAAGCGCTTCTCGGCTTCGGCCTTCAGATCGACGCCGGTGTCGAGGAGGACCATCTTCAGTTCCTCCTCGGAGAGCGACTGGACGATTCCCGGGGCGCTCCAGCGGACGCCGAGGTCGCCCTCGACGGTGCGCTTCGCGTACGGTTCCTCGAGACCCCGGAGGATCACGTCGGAACGCTTCGTCGCGTGGCAGACGGAATACATGTCGGTGGTCGCGCCGCCGATGTCGACGACGCAGAGCTCGCCCATCCCGGGCTCGTTCATGTAGCCCTTCGACAACAGTTCGCAGGCGGTCAAGACCGCCTCCGGCGTCGGCAGGACGACCTCGTCGATCTCGTCCTCGATCTTCTTGATGCCCTTCGCCTCGATGATCCTTTTCAGGAAGATGTCGCGGATCGCGTCGCGGGCGCTCTTCACGTTCAGCTGGTTGATCCGGGGCATGACGTTCTCGGCGACGTGTCCCTCGAGCCCGTAGGTCTCGAAGAGGGCGAGCACGTCGTCCTGGCAGTCCTTGTTGCCGGCGTAGACGATCGGGATCCGCAGTCCGGCCTCGCCGAGCATCTTCAGGTTGTAGAGGGCGCATTCGGTGTTCCCGCCGTCGGCGCCGCCGGCGAGCAGGACGATGTCGATCTTCTTGTCGAGGATCTTCTTCACTTCGGCCTTCGTGACGTGGTGCGAGAGGACGAGGTCGACCTTCGCGCCGGCGCCGAGGCAGACGCGCTTCGCGGCTTCTACGGTGAGTTCCTCGACGAGTCCGATGGCGGCCATCTTGAGGCCGCCGGCGGCGGAGGAGCAGGCGACGATGCGGTCGAAGGCGACCGGACCGCCGAGCCTCTCTTCGAGATCGGCCAGGGCGGCGCGGTACCCGGTGCGGATGTCGGTCGTCACAGTCGTCGGCCGCATCGCGGTCGCGAGGATGTCCTCGCGCTCGCGGTCGACGGCGACGAGCTTCGTGAACGTCGAACCGAAATCGATCATCAGGTAGCGGGCCACGTCACTCACCGAGGTCCTTGCGGATGTCCGCCAGGGCTTCATCGATCGGCGTTCCCGGCGGATAGACGCGGTCGAACCCCATCTTCAGGAAGCGCTCGCGGACTTCCGCGAAGTCCTGCTTCCCGACGACGATGTTCCCGCCGACGTAGAGCAGGACGTCGCCGATCCCGGATTCGACGCACTTCGCGCGCATGCCGCGGCAGTCGATCTCGCCGTGGCCGTAGAGCGAGGAGACGAGGATCAGGGGGGCGTTCGTCTCGATCGCGGCGTGGATGAAGTCCTCCTGCGAGGACAGCACGCCGATGTTGACGACATTGTATCCGGCGTTCGTGAGGGTATACTCGATGATCTTGTTCCCGACGGCGTGGACGTCCGCGCCGATGACGCCGATGACGATTGATTTCATGGAAAACCTCTCTGGTGTAAGCGTTTGTAAGCCCGTGTGTTATTATATCATAATAAAATATCGTATTCAATCTCAGCATGACGCTCGGAAACGATTTCCCGGGATCGAATCTTCCTGATAATGGTAAAACTTCTCGTTGTACCGTTGACGGACGAAACCGTTCGTGCTACGATGGTGTCGATTCCATTCACGATTGAGGTGAGTTCCATGATCCGCAAGACGCTGCTTGTCTTCACGTTCCTGCTGTTGCTTCTTCCCGCGCTTCCCATCGTCGCCGCCGACATGGGACCGAAGCCGACCGCGACCTGGGAAATCGTCGGAATCGATCCCGCCGCTTCCGGGCTGATGTTCCGTACGGACGACGAGGCGACGCCCTTCTCTGAAGCGGAGATGGCCGAATACGGTTGGGACCAGGACCCCCTCAAGGTCGCCCTGAACGGCTTCAGGGACCCCGACGGCTACGTCCTGCTCGGCCTTTACTGGCCGATGATGCACGACGGCATGCCGTTCTTCTACAACGGCTATCCGACTCCCCTCAAGATGGCCGTGATCGACGACGACGGCGACGTCTACGTCTCCGCGGCCATCGATTACCGGCTCTACCACACCGAACTCGTCTTCGACTTCGCCGGTCACGAACCGTTCGCCGGAACCGGCGTGCCCGTCGCGTTCGGCACGGCGCGCGAGGTCGTTCCCGTCTTCCGCATCCTCCTCGACTTCCTCGGACGCGTCGTCCTCACGATCGCCCTCGAACTCGGCGTCCTCTGGCTCTTCCGCTACCGGTCCAAAGCGTCGTATCGAACCGTCGCGATCGTCAACGCATGCACACAGGCGGTCTTGACTGGTTTCATCCTATACGGCTTTTACTGGTGGGGAGAGTCTTTCGCCGCCCTCTACACGCTCTTCGTCGGCGAACTCGTCGTATTCGCCGGAGAGGCGGTTCTCTTCGCAATGATCCTGAGGGAGAAGAAAGGGTGGATCGGCGCGCTGTACGCCCTTGCGGCGAACGCCCTATCCTTCGGCGCATCGCTCCTCGTCATCCTTTTGCCAGCCCAGATGCTTTGACGGATCGCGCGCTCCTTTATGGGAGCGCGTTTCGTTTCTTTCATCGACGAATCGCCGGGCGCGCGCAGTCGGAAAACAATCGTCATCTTCGGCGGGCAGCATTGACATTATCGCGACCGGGTGCTACGATGGTCTCGAACGTCAGGAAAGGGGAGGGACCGCGCATGGGACATATAGGACGAAAGACGACGGCGATCTTCCTCTTGCTCGCGACGCTCGCGAACCTTTGCGGATGCGACCCCCGAAACGAGATCCAATACGAGATCGAAATCAATGGCTGCAGCGACGACGTGATGGGCAACGTCCTCTTCCT
This portion of the Candidatus Izemoplasmatales bacterium genome encodes:
- a CDS encoding methylaspartate ammonia-lyase, with amino-acid sequence MRIQKIILSPSYTGFYFDDQKAIKKGATTDGFMYVGDPVTPGFTSIRQAGEAISVQLILEDGTVGYGDCAAIQYSGAGGRDPLFLAKDYIPWIRKHVVPLLVGKELASFRPMAEWVDKLEIDGKRLHTAIRYGFSQAILNAVANQRRRTMAEIIREEYHIRGAKYEPVPVFAQSGDDRYANVDKMILKQADVLPHALINNVETKLGKNGELLLRYVAWLRDRILAKRPDPGYHPVFHIDVYGTIGLAFGDDYDRILAYLLELEKTAAPFSLRIEGPVDAGSHAGTFEALRKITAMIDAAGSKVEIVADEWCNNMADVVEFADARAAHMLQIKTPVLGGITNAIEAILYCNKKQIGSYCGGTCNETDVSAQTTTNIAIACRADQCLAKPGMSFDDGYMVVKNEMNRVIAIANDRAAEKKAAK
- a CDS encoding methylaspartate mutase subunit E; the encoded protein is MTTTLRNRKLTLEEFLEERRTVLAGWKTGADPDLDLDRATAFLKSVPDAKNFAKKLAAAKADGRTLVQPRAGVPVLEEHVKLLRHLQASGADFVPTTIDSYTRQNRYVEAENGIRESAEQKRAMLNGFPAVNHGVAGCRAVMEALDVPVQARHGTPDARLLAEIIHAAGWTSNEGGGISYNIPYAKSVSLETTIRNWQYVDRLVGYYEDHGITINREPFGPLTGTLVPPSISNTVAICEALLAAEQGVKNISVGYGMGGNVVQDVAAIRTLLRQTEKYLHKYGYRDTVVTTVFHQWMGGFPADEAEATGLIAMSSTVAALSKATKMITKSPHESIGIPTAEANGLGVKASKFVCTLLKDQTFPDCAILDREMAQIEREVDCLMTAILVVGEGDLAVGVVKAFEQGIVDVPFAPSKFNAGKILPARDNEGCIRILEFGNLGFTDDIKQFHKGKIAERAAYEKRPISFQLTIDDVNAVSRGQLIGRGSARR
- the glmL gene encoding methylaspartate mutase accessory protein GlmL, encoding MARYLMIDFGSTFTKLVAVDREREDILATAMRPTTVTTDIRTGYRAALADLEERLGGPVAFDRIVACSSAAGGLKMAAIGLVEELTVEAAKRVCLGAGAKVDLVLSHHVTKAEVKKILDKKIDIVLLAGGADGGNTECALYNLKMLGEAGLRIPIVYAGNKDCQDDVLALFETYGLEGHVAENVMPRINQLNVKSARDAIRDIFLKRIIEAKGIKKIEDEIDEVVLPTPEAVLTACELLSKGYMNEPGMGELCVVDIGGATTDMYSVCHATKRSDVILRGLEEPYAKRTVEGDLGVRWSAPGIVQSLSEEELKMVLLDTGVDLKAEAEKRFADVSFLPLTPEDEYADRLLAEMCAYKAMSRHAGRMEEVFTPIGMAYNQTGKDLTDVRTVIGTGGPIIRSRFAREILAKTSAVFRGTQELRPARPDFYLDSEYILAAMGLFARIDPLSALRIMKKHMKPLQ
- the glmS gene encoding methylaspartate mutase subunit S, encoding MKSIVIGVIGADVHAVGNKIIEYTLTNAGYNVVNIGVLSSQEDFIHAAIETNAPLILVSSLYGHGEIDCRGMRAKCVESGIGDVLLYVGGNIVVGKQDFAEVRERFLKMGFDRVYPPGTPIDEALADIRKDLGE